GATACCATCTTGtcatggtgggggagcctgtggtagtatagtaactctccaagtggtaagaagttacAGATTTTGAGCCCACccacgactttgagaaatcaggtcgtagaCGAAGCACGGATTTAGGAGGTCTCACTAGATTCATGTTCCCCTACGGAAAAATATgtagaagacaggctctccacttcagtggaagcCAGAACTACAGCAACTCTCTTAATGACAGGAACTGGCAAACTGGttacggccggcctgtcggtgacactgttgcttaactcttccaaaatacgggagaggaaggctcgtcagaaggaaacttttgctgcaaaggagaagggactaaaGGCTTGTCTGTCAGAACATTCTCCTCCGTTTGTGATGTGGGCGCAACTGGTCCAATGCCGGTGTGTGGAAACAGATgacctccgccgacgcaagaactaaaggatttggtgcagaatcaagtggcttcgaaatcttaataggttgtgatgcgaacgctcagcatatttgttggggcaacagtaaatgcaatcctagaggagagaggctgtttgattttatcatttcagctggtttgatgaccatgaacgtagggtgcgcccctatctTCCtgaggccaagaagaagtgaagtaattgacctaacaatctgcacttgaaagttgttagagttgattagaaactggcgagtgctaggtgaagtctcactctcagatcactgttacttagaatttagtctgacgattgcaggcgaacagtctgtaatacaaaggcgGAATCttaggaaaatggattgaacaaatttcaatgaacttcttgacgaCAAAGTGGACCTCTCTAGGCGACTAAGGTCTCCTTTGTGTATAGAAGATCAATTAGAAActttgaatcgcacacttttagagtaatTTCCCGGAGCCAACgcagtaaaacggttccatggtggaaccgagaactgcaaagactcaggaaatcaaccagaaaacttctaaatcgtgcttgcaaaagcagtaaggatgaagactggttaaacttgccgaactcacagcgtgaaacGGATGCCCTTCTTTGAAAACTTAACGATcaaccccttcttccactctcgaaaggtctcggattcccaggatttccgtacgagcggaagtagcaaatctgcagaAATTGCAGGAGCAACGATTAACAACTCTGCCCGCATAAATCAGTGGCTCTACTCCGTTTAagtgtattgatggccgaaatgatttctcttctgtttatgGCAGGAGTTCTCCGAATATGTGACAAATGGCGGACACAACACGCAAAAGAAGGTAACCGACTATCAGATGATAGCCCTACccgaaattgcagaaatccataaacctttCACCACTATCGTGACCAAAGCTTGCTTCCGCATCACATGTTCGACAAAGGTGccaatccgacaccggattcatgTCTGctgccacttggctttccagagtacaaaaccacctaagtgtggcaagagggacggaaatactctccagagtcccacattTTTACTTTGATTAGgtccagaatatccagcttttATCGCTAGAAATTTTCGGTCGGGTTTGAGCAAGTGAGCAGACGTACGATACCATTATCAGTGAACTttgcgtacattccagaaaccaatcatagtccactTTCGATAGCTAAAAGTCACAGCCCTGAAGTTAGTTCCTATTCGaagtttttttaatatttcggtAGCGGTATAGttccgaaatttgcaggttaggCTAGTCCATAGATTTCTCTCCGTTTCAGTCGCCTtttacaacaagcagggaatactttgagtgtatcTGAAGCCTGTAGTCATGGGGCGCTTGCTGAGTTGATTGCAAGAATATTtcatcccaaaaaaactaagtgtcttcaaatattttttttaggtcATTCCACTATCAATTCTATTCACCGCAATGATATCCACGAATAACTTATGCTTGAAATACGTTGGCGTGGCATTTTACTACGTAGGACGATCCCTAACCACCGTTTTTAACGTAATCTTAACATTCGTATTGCTAAGACAAAAGACAAGCTTCCAGTGCATCTTATGTTGCGCAGCAATAGTTTTTGGCTTCTGGCTAGGAGTTGACCAAGAAAGCCTGACAGGCAAGTAtagaaaaaaaggagaaaacatcTTGCCATTTCAGGAAGtaatttttccatttaatttcaGATTCATTTTCGTGGAAGGGTACGATTTTCGGAGTGCTAGGATCATTAAGTTTGTCTATGTATTCGATTTATACCAAAAAGATTTTGCCATTTGTTAACCAAGAAGTTTGGTTGCTGAGCTACTATAATAACTTTTATTCaagtatcctttttattccgctGATTGTGATTAACGGCGAAGTGCCAGTTATTTTTGATTATCCTAATTTGGATGAGTCGTGGTTCTGGTTCGCTATGGTCGTGGGCGGCGTTTGTGGATTTTCAATTGGATTCGTAACAGCATTACAGATTAAGGTGAGTGAATTGTAGGAAATTTATATAAATTAGATTTAATCAGGACAACCGATAGAGCTTTAAACAAGCATATTAAATGGTAGTCCTTTTCTTACCAAAATAAGGCTCTGAGCATTTGCTTTCTTTTAGGTAACATCACCATTAACACATAATATATCTGGCACCGCCAAGGCATGTGCACAAACGGTCATGGCCACACAATGGTTCCACGAGACGAAATCATTCCTTTGGTGGCTATCCAATTTCATAGTTTTAGCTGGCAGCGCTGCCTACACTAGGATTAAGCAACTCGAGATGAAGGCCCAACATGAAAGTCAAGCTCGCTCGACGAAAATATAAATCGGATTTAGGTACAAAACGTGTTTTATTTAGCATTTCATCGTATAAACTTTAAACAGGATTCATTTCACTTTGAGTATGATTAATGACATAAATGGTGCTTGCTTCAAGCAAGTTGGGAACTTACAGctaaaatgtcaattattcttatGATGCACCATGAACTCGTTATGATTCTTATTATTCTGCCAAACCTCGATTGCTTGTTTAACAATTAAATCGTCTTGATCTTCAGTTTTCTGCAAAAAAACAGAGTCATTGAAGGGAAACCGAAAACTTTAGCGCCACCTTACCTTCTCCATATGATCACAGAATTGCTTCAAATCATTGCATCGCATGAAATTCATCTTCAATGTttttaaaaggactagaaatacGAAAACTACAATCTTTCTCGACCCCCCACATATTTTATCCCAAATGCGAATTAGTGCCGGTTCACTTATCGTGCTCGCAAAACAATTTGCATACCAACTCTCTAGAGGTATGTGTTGGAGAATATCGTGTTTTTCTAAATGTCTGGAAAGAGTCGAGTTTTGACCATTTCAATCTGAAAGTTTAAATGGTGTTTGGCATATACTCACGAATACAGCTCTGCATCTTCTTTTTCCAATAGATTAAAAGTCAACTCCTTTAGTTTTGGGAAATCGTTTTGTATCTCTACCGTGAATGCGTAGAACTCTTTGGCCACCCAGTAGACTTCATAATCAGACTCGAATGTTTGCAGTAGGACCTCCACGATGTTGACAAAGTTGCTGTCTTGCTGTCGAAGAAATGTATGGAAATGGTAATGATGATGGTATGAAAGACTGAGGACTGTTAATGAAAATTGCTCAACATTTCTGATATGTGTCCTTTCATGGAAATTGTGATAACTTGAATTGGCTATATAGGAAAGAGCAGAGAGCTGCTAGTACAGGAGGATACGATTGGAGGTAATCCTCATCTTCAAACGAGGAAAGGGAGAACATGCCGACATCTGTCGCCAGCTATATTAGGGAGCGTTATGCTAATACAAGGACAAGATGTTGGGATAAGGCCTAGCGGACAAGCGATTGTCATCGAATGCAAGGAAGTCGATGAAATAATTATAAAGAAGCAGGTTCGCAATGCTTTATGAAGGCAATTAGAACTAATCCGATTACATGTTAGACGTTTATTGCGTACAAAGTTTATTCACAAATTATACTGCAACGTAGGtgtcatcagacgttgcctcgcctctgtcctgggagaaACGTGA
The window above is part of the Hermetia illucens chromosome 3, iHerIll2.2.curated.20191125, whole genome shotgun sequence genome. Proteins encoded here:
- the LOC119650889 gene encoding TBC1 domain family member 7, with the protein product MVDERNFRSTYYEKVGCRSVEEKKSLNILLKDRPLNRIKLKQFCLSFTVPTAERSLLWNLILGIMPVYTNSTKYVKDQREEAYEDVLRAVKIMRYVDEKTPRSRVFYVMWLLENKKLHSDVNIYQDSNFVNIVEVLLQTFESDYEVYWVAKEFYAFTVEIQNDFPKLKELTFNLLEKEDAELYSHLEKHDILQHIPLESWYANCFASTISEPALIRIWDKICGGSRKIVVFVFLVLLKTLKMNFMRCNDLKQFCDHMEKKTEDQDDLIVKQAIEVWQNNKNHNEFMVHHKNN
- the LOC119650887 gene encoding GDP-fucose transporter 1; amino-acid sequence: MYRPLTEPSLAFKYFQIFLVVGAYWCVSILTVFVNKALLSGTDVNLDAPLFVTWFQCLVSTAICYSMSRVAKLFPNLVSFPQGNPLDRNTIRNVIPLSILFTAMISTNNLCLKYVGVAFYYVGRSLTTVFNVILTFVLLRQKTSFQCILCCAAIVFGFWLGVDQESLTDSFSWKGTIFGVLGSLSLSMYSIYTKKILPFVNQEVWLLSYYNNFYSSILFIPLIVINGEVPVIFDYPNLDESWFWFAMVVGGVCGFSIGFVTALQIKVTSPLTHNISGTAKACAQTVMATQWFHETKSFLWWLSNFIVLAGSAAYTRIKQLEMKAQHESQARSTKI